One part of the Sneathia vaginalis genome encodes these proteins:
- a CDS encoding PTS mannose/fructose/sorbose/N-acetylgalactosamine transporter subunit IIC translates to MMTAVLLGLVAFVAQCEYALGTSLISRPLVTGMITGLILGDIKMGIIMGATLELAFIGSFSVGASIPPDPVTGGILGVAFAISSGAGVETALLLALPIATFTLILKNVYLGLFIPILNHKADDYAKEANVRGIERMQLLAGFGLSLMLGLIVTISYLVGSEAVSGLVNAIPEFIKHGLAVATGIMPALGFAMLARLLLNKEITPFLFLGFVITVYLKIPLTGMAILGAIIAVVMVNINKNGIATNNGGVADEDF, encoded by the coding sequence ATGATGACAGCAGTTTTACTAGGCTTAGTTGCCTTTGTTGCACAATGCGAATATGCATTAGGAACATCACTAATATCACGTCCATTAGTAACTGGAATGATTACAGGACTAATACTAGGTGATATAAAGATGGGTATTATTATGGGAGCAACATTAGAATTAGCGTTTATAGGTTCATTTTCAGTTGGAGCATCTATTCCACCAGATCCAGTAACTGGAGGTATATTAGGTGTTGCGTTTGCGATATCATCAGGAGCAGGTGTTGAAACAGCATTACTTCTTGCATTACCTATAGCTACATTTACACTAATTTTGAAAAATGTTTATTTAGGATTATTTATACCAATATTAAACCATAAGGCAGATGATTATGCAAAAGAAGCAAATGTAAGAGGTATAGAAAGAATGCAACTTCTTGCAGGGTTTGGTCTATCATTAATGTTAGGTTTAATAGTTACTATATCATATTTAGTTGGAAGTGAAGCTGTATCAGGATTAGTTAATGCAATACCTGAGTTTATAAAACACGGATTAGCAGTAGCAACAGGTATAATGCCTGCATTAGGATTTGCAATGCTTGCAAGATTACTATTAAACAAAGAAATAACACCATTCCTATTCTTAGGATTTGTAATAACTGTGTACTTAAAGATACCATTAACAGGTATGGCAATTTTAGGGGCTATTATAGCAGTTGTAATGGTAAATATTAATAAAAATGGAATTGCAACAAATAATGGAGGTGTAGCAGATGAAGACTTTTAA
- a CDS encoding PTS system mannose/fructose/N-acetylgalactosamine-transporter subunit IIB has translation MIQLLRVDHRLLHGQVAFSWVKNLQSNCILIANDKVVNDEVYKTTLKLAKPEGCKLVIKNITDSINAINSGVTSKYDLIIIVSNIKDAYELAVNCNLKSINLGGTKATENTQNISKAVNVTEEEIELLDKLCEKSIEVEIRQLPLDKKQIYRKDKSI, from the coding sequence ATGATACAACTACTAAGAGTAGATCATAGGTTATTACATGGTCAAGTAGCGTTTTCATGGGTTAAAAATTTACAAAGTAATTGTATTTTAATTGCAAACGATAAAGTAGTTAATGATGAGGTGTATAAGACTACATTAAAATTAGCGAAACCAGAAGGCTGTAAGTTGGTTATAAAGAACATAACAGATTCTATTAATGCTATAAATAGTGGAGTAACCTCTAAATATGATTTGATTATAATCGTAAGTAATATAAAGGATGCATATGAACTTGCAGTTAATTGTAATTTGAAAAGTATAAATTTAGGTGGTACGAAAGCAACTGAAAATACACAGAATATCTCTAAAGCTGTAAATGTAACAGAAGAGGAAATAGAGTTATTAGATAAATTATGTGAAAAATCTATAGAAGTTGAAATACGACAATTACCATTAGATAAAAAACAAATATATAGAAAGGATAAAAGTATATGA
- a CDS encoding PTS sugar transporter subunit IIA → MDKQFVVITHGKFAEGIKNSLEMLIGKQENLIAVSCYVDEKFNLEKTVKNIIEEYKDKKIVFCTDIFGGSVNNYLSSLVNDVDKFLVTGINLSLLIELVSDQENDNCNELLELSVMEARNQLKQCKKILLEESEEDF, encoded by the coding sequence ATGGATAAACAATTTGTAGTAATTACACATGGTAAATTTGCAGAAGGTATAAAGAATAGCCTTGAAATGCTTATAGGTAAGCAAGAAAATTTAATTGCAGTATCTTGTTATGTTGATGAAAAATTTAATTTAGAAAAAACAGTTAAAAATATTATTGAAGAGTATAAGGATAAGAAAATAGTATTTTGTACAGATATTTTTGGTGGCAGTGTTAACAATTACTTGTCTAGTCTTGTAAATGATGTTGATAAATTTTTAGTAACAGGTATAAATCTTTCACTATTAATAGAACTAGTATCAGATCAAGAAAATGATAATTGTAATGAATTATTAGAGTTATCTGTAATGGAAGCTAGAAATCAGTTAAAACAATGTAAGAAAATATTATTAGAAGAAAGTGAGGAGGATTTTTGA
- a CDS encoding replication initiation protein, producing the protein MNNANYKIFFPFSYIKLFYNRKFSKNDIILKNYIIKQIITNQEKEITLTQKEINKILKLNTYETVDEFMDKFKIKHYTFHIETDNTYDGFFNILDGFIKTNDVYKLIISSTFFDIFTNPTTELKEYKLDTLLKFSNTNISSLYSFLQNFTKDGKVRVNLQQLKYIMDIEENKYTRFFDFEKLILKPCINEIEKYTNLKITYSKLKQNNKRNEKVMGILFNIKDLTSEILDRRINKIGELIKVHCKNYDIILKFIKKELEEKTFSYIFENTQYALMHPKNNFELSLISAIKYNSYKNEFNKKVQSYLNTYKIITYETLLLNNKTDFYNLFIKELGKYDIKQLSKIIPFLKQLFDLYDYSITLPSSIKENRFYNEIFLSLDKKNEFIFKEGDVIILGEYNGILNSNFCILLKIYSQS; encoded by the coding sequence ATGAATAATGCAAATTACAAAATATTTTTTCCATTTTCTTACATAAAACTTTTTTACAACAGAAAATTTTCTAAAAATGATATTATCCTAAAAAACTATATCATAAAACAAATAATTACGAATCAAGAAAAAGAAATAACTCTTACACAAAAAGAAATAAATAAAATTCTAAAGCTAAATACATATGAAACTGTCGATGAATTTATGGATAAATTTAAAATTAAGCACTACACATTTCACATAGAAACTGATAATACCTATGATGGTTTCTTTAACATTTTAGATGGATTCATAAAAACTAACGATGTTTACAAGCTAATAATTTCTTCTACTTTTTTTGATATATTTACAAACCCAACTACAGAATTAAAAGAATACAAGCTAGATACATTATTAAAGTTTTCTAATACAAATATTTCTAGCCTTTACAGCTTTCTACAAAATTTTACAAAAGATGGTAAAGTTAGAGTGAACTTACAACAATTAAAATATATTATGGATATTGAAGAAAACAAATATACACGATTTTTTGATTTTGAAAAATTAATTTTAAAACCTTGCATAAATGAAATTGAAAAATATACAAATTTAAAGATTACATATTCTAAATTAAAGCAAAATAACAAAAGAAATGAAAAGGTAATGGGAATACTCTTTAACATTAAAGATTTAACTTCTGAAATTCTAGATAGAAGAATAAATAAAATTGGTGAGTTAATAAAAGTACACTGCAAAAATTATGATATAATTCTAAAATTCATAAAAAAGGAATTAGAAGAAAAAACGTTCAGCTATATTTTTGAAAACACTCAATACGCACTAATGCACCCTAAAAATAATTTTGAGCTTTCTTTAATATCAGCTATAAAATACAATTCCTACAAAAATGAATTCAATAAAAAAGTTCAAAGCTATTTGAATACATATAAAATAATTACATATGAAACATTACTATTAAACAATAAAACAGATTTCTATAATCTCTTCATTAAAGAACTAGGTAAATATGATATAAAGCAACTATCTAAAATTATACCCTTTTTGAAGCAATTATTTGATCTATATGACTATTCTATTACTCTTCCTTCTAGCATAAAGGAAAATAGATTCTATAACGAAATATTTTTAAGTTTAGATAAAAAAAATGAGTTCATATTTAAAGAAGGTGATGTGATAATTTTAGGAGAATATAACGGAATATTAAATAGCAATTTTTGTATATTACTAAAAATTTACTCTCAAAGTTAA
- a CDS encoding glycoside hydrolase family 1 protein produces the protein MSFKKDFLWAASTSAYQVEGAYNEDGKGLSVQDVKKVPEGTPDFKVCSDHYHRYKEDVKLFSELGLKAYRFSIAWSRILPNGFGKINQKGLDFYNNLIDELLKYGIEPIVTMYHFDLPYELEKKGGWENPEIVSYFEEYAKILFEHFGDKVKYWLTINEQNVMIIHSEQIDGGKSNKMVYQKNHHMLLAQAKAMILCHKMLPKAKIGPALNVGVVYPKSCNPKDVLASQYCNAIRNWLYLDATCFGVYNNMALKYIHDKNYVLDIKKGDMEILKAAKPDFIAFNYYNSFTVEDPDAKSDKLKDLDSVLLEKGYYKSYVNEYLKFTEFKWQVDPLGFYITLNEIYGRYRLPLIVTENGLGAYDKLEDGKVHDDYRIDYLREHIEYMKKAVDDGVDVFGYCTWSAIDLISTHQGFDKRYGFIYVNRDNKDIKDLSRIKKDSFYWYNKVIQSNGEDM, from the coding sequence ATGAGCTTTAAAAAAGACTTTTTATGGGCAGCATCAACTAGTGCTTATCAAGTAGAAGGTGCATACAATGAAGATGGTAAAGGACTTAGTGTACAAGATGTAAAAAAAGTACCAGAAGGTACACCAGATTTTAAAGTATGCTCTGACCACTATCATAGATACAAAGAAGATGTAAAACTTTTTAGTGAATTAGGATTAAAGGCATATAGATTCTCTATAGCATGGTCAAGAATATTGCCAAATGGATTTGGAAAAATTAATCAAAAGGGTCTTGATTTTTACAATAACCTAATAGATGAACTATTAAAATATGGTATAGAACCAATAGTTACTATGTATCATTTTGATTTACCATATGAATTAGAAAAAAAAGGTGGTTGGGAAAATCCTGAAATTGTATCATACTTTGAAGAATATGCAAAGATATTGTTTGAACACTTTGGAGATAAAGTTAAATATTGGCTAACAATAAATGAACAAAATGTTATGATAATTCATTCAGAACAAATAGATGGTGGTAAGTCAAATAAGATGGTTTATCAAAAGAATCACCATATGCTTTTAGCACAAGCAAAAGCAATGATACTATGCCATAAAATGTTACCTAAAGCAAAGATAGGGCCTGCACTTAATGTGGGAGTAGTTTATCCTAAATCATGTAATCCTAAAGATGTATTGGCTAGTCAATATTGTAATGCTATACGAAATTGGCTTTATCTAGATGCTACATGCTTTGGAGTGTATAATAACATGGCGTTAAAGTATATACATGATAAAAACTATGTGTTAGATATTAAAAAAGGTGATATGGAAATACTAAAGGCAGCTAAACCAGACTTCATAGCCTTTAATTACTATAACTCATTCACTGTTGAAGATCCAGATGCAAAAAGTGATAAGTTAAAAGACTTAGACAGTGTTCTTTTAGAAAAAGGATATTACAAGTCATATGTAAATGAGTATTTGAAGTTTACTGAATTTAAATGGCAAGTAGACCCACTAGGATTCTATATTACACTAAATGAAATATATGGTAGATATAGACTACCACTTATTGTTACTGAAAATGGTCTAGGAGCTTATGATAAATTAGAAGATGGTAAAGTACACGATGACTATAGAATAGACTATTTAAGAGAACATATAGAATACATGAAAAAAGCCGTTGATGATGGAGTAGACGTATTTGGATATTGTACATGGTCTGCAATAGATCTAATTTCAACACACCAAGGATTTGATAAAAGATATGGATTTATCTATGTAAATAGAGATAATAAAGATATTAAGGATTTATCAAGAATAAAGAAAGATAGCTTCTATTGGTACAATAAAGTAATACAATCAAATGGGGAAGATATGTAG
- a CDS encoding PTS sugar transporter subunit IIC, with product MKEFFMKKVIPLVNKFSNLKGVVALKDGMTAILSATVVGSVFLLIAEFPYTPIKEALANMGISFYLYQVFNSTFNVLALICVATISYYYARNDKVDPIGNIVTSIMAFLILSDQFVMDGGKKVEGVLSLANILSSRGMIAAIIVSLVSSYIYCLFIHKKITIKMPDSVPLGVQNSFAALIPSFFILTLSIIIYAIIHVVSNGDLVDCVYHLVQVPLMNLTDSLGGVIVIGFITSLLWWFGIHGSNVVGGVMTGIWLSAVSTNLDIVKSGKALTIANGGHIVTYQFNSCFVTVTGAGITMGMVLTMLFRAKSEQYKQIGRLSIIPAIFNINEPVLFGVPIVYNPILFIPFVLVPVISSIVSYLAIKSGLVPLFGGVNPPWTTPPIISGLISGGPRTALLQVVIIIISVAIYAPFLISLDRQAYKKEQGEKGEKNEL from the coding sequence GTGAAAGAGTTTTTCATGAAAAAAGTTATCCCATTAGTAAATAAGTTTTCTAACTTAAAAGGTGTAGTAGCATTAAAAGATGGTATGACTGCCATACTATCAGCTACAGTAGTTGGGTCAGTATTCCTATTGATCGCAGAATTCCCTTATACACCTATTAAAGAAGCACTAGCAAATATGGGGATAAGTTTTTATCTATATCAAGTTTTTAATTCAACATTTAATGTGCTAGCATTAATATGCGTTGCGACTATATCATATTACTATGCAAGAAATGATAAGGTAGATCCTATTGGAAACATAGTAACATCAATAATGGCCTTTTTAATATTATCTGATCAATTTGTAATGGATGGTGGTAAAAAAGTTGAAGGTGTACTATCATTAGCAAATATTTTAAGTTCACGTGGAATGATAGCTGCTATCATAGTATCTTTAGTTTCATCATATATATACTGCTTATTTATACATAAGAAAATTACTATTAAGATGCCAGATAGCGTTCCTTTAGGTGTTCAAAACTCATTTGCAGCACTAATACCAAGCTTTTTCATACTAACATTATCAATAATAATCTATGCAATAATTCATGTTGTAAGTAATGGTGACTTAGTTGATTGTGTTTACCACTTAGTACAAGTTCCATTAATGAATTTAACTGATTCATTAGGTGGTGTAATAGTAATAGGATTTATTACATCATTACTATGGTGGTTCGGTATACATGGAAGTAATGTTGTAGGTGGAGTTATGACAGGAATTTGGTTATCAGCTGTATCTACAAACTTAGATATTGTAAAATCAGGTAAAGCACTAACAATAGCAAATGGTGGACATATTGTTACATATCAATTTAATAGCTGCTTTGTTACAGTTACAGGAGCAGGAATTACTATGGGTATGGTATTAACTATGCTATTTAGAGCTAAGTCTGAACAATACAAACAAATAGGTAGATTAAGTATTATTCCAGCAATATTCAATATTAATGAACCAGTATTGTTTGGTGTTCCAATTGTGTATAACCCTATACTATTCATACCGTTTGTATTAGTTCCCGTTATTTCATCAATTGTTTCATACTTAGCAATAAAATCTGGACTAGTACCATTGTTTGGAGGAGTAAATCCACCTTGGACAACACCACCTATCATATCAGGATTAATTTCTGGAGGTCCAAGAACAGCATTACTTCAAGTAGTTATCATAATTATCTCAGTAGCTATTTATGCTCCATTCTTAATTAGTCTAGATAGACAAGCATACAAAAAGGAACAAGGAGAAAAAGGTGAAAAAAATGAGCTTTAA
- a CDS encoding PTS sugar transporter subunit IIB, which translates to MKIKLFCALGMSTSMLMNKMKQVAKEKGIDVEISAYSSTQFEDEVKDTDVALLGPQIEFMLDDLKKVSNGVPVAVIPMQDYGMMNGTNVLKLALKLVEEAKK; encoded by the coding sequence ATGAAAATTAAACTATTTTGTGCATTAGGTATGTCAACATCAATGCTTATGAATAAAATGAAGCAAGTTGCTAAAGAAAAAGGCATAGATGTAGAAATATCTGCATATTCTTCAACACAATTTGAAGATGAGGTTAAAGATACAGATGTTGCTCTTTTGGGACCACAAATTGAGTTCATGCTTGATGATTTAAAGAAAGTATCAAACGGTGTTCCCGTTGCCGTTATACCAATGCAAGATTATGGAATGATGAATGGGACAAATGTTCTTAAATTAGCATTAAAATTAGTAGAGGAGGCTAAAAAGTGA
- a CDS encoding PTS lactose/cellobiose transporter subunit IIA codes for MTYEEISEKAMELIMCSGESKVHSMNAIKASKEYDFDTAKEEIKKANKAFSNAHEIQNELLTEETKTGKSLTNILMVHAQDHLSMALMLKDNAIEIIDVYKKIKELEEKI; via the coding sequence ATGACATATGAAGAAATATCTGAAAAGGCAATGGAGTTAATTATGTGTTCAGGGGAATCGAAAGTTCATTCAATGAATGCAATTAAAGCATCAAAGGAATATGATTTTGATACAGCTAAAGAAGAAATAAAAAAAGCAAATAAAGCCTTTTCAAATGCTCACGAGATACAAAATGAACTTTTAACAGAAGAAACTAAGACAGGTAAGAGCTTAACAAATATATTAATGGTTCATGCTCAAGACCATTTAAGCATGGCATTAATGCTAAAAGATAATGCAATAGAAATTATTGATGTATATAAAAAAATAAAAGAATTGGAGGAAAAAATATGA